The Polaribacter sp. Q13 sequence TTTCTCATAATTGATTATTATTTTAATGCTATTTTTACTCTTAATTCTTTCTTAGTATTCCATTTTAAAGGAATGGTAAGTGTATTTTTTTCTAATGAAAATTGTTTTCCTTTTCCATCGATTTTTATCTTTTTAGGATTCCAATTGATACTATGTATGATTAATTTAATTTCTTTTTCTGATGAATTCCAATTAGCACCTAACTCTGCTTCTAAATCAATTTCTAACCAACGTTTTGTTATTTCAGATTCAAAGGTTAGAATTTCATATGCTCCTTTCTCAAAAGCATTAGAAAGTAAACCATTGTCATTATACATTGAACCCTCACTTTTTTGCACTGATGCATCGTAATAATAATGAAGATCTAAAACATCACCTGTATAATCATCTGTTGTTTGAACAATTTTTGTCATCGGAATAAAAACACCTCCTCTTACATAGGTAGGAATCGTTTCTTCATTTAACTGAACAGTTTTAGTTTGTCCTCCTTCAACTTTTTCGTCCGTATAAAAATTAAACCAATTGGCTGTTTTAGGAAAATAAATTTCTTTTGTTTTTACGGCATCTTTTAATATTGGCGTAATTAAAAAGTCTTTTCCCCACATATATGTTGTTGAATTACTCATCAACTTTTCATCATCTTCTTCAAAGAAAATAGGACGCATTAAAGGTGTACCTTTTTGATTGTTTTCAAAAGCCACATTGTAATTATAAGGCAATAATTTGTAGCGTAATTCAATTGCTTTTTTAGCTAATTCCTTGGCGCTATCACTTCTAAAAACAGGTTCACTAGCAACTCCTTCTTGCGCATGCGGTCTAAAAATAGGTTGAAAAACACCATATTGCAGCCAACGTGTGTATAAATTATCGTCTAAATTATCTCCGGCAAATCCGCCTAAATCAGAATGCATATACCCCAAACCTTGCATGCCCATTTGTAAGGCAATTTCTGGTTGAGATTGCAATCCGCCCCAAGTTCTATTTACATCTCCAGACCAAGGAATCATACCAAAACGTTGCGAACCTGAAGAACCTGCACGCATTAAAATAAACGGTCTTTCTTGCGGAAATTCCTTTTGATATCCTTCAAAAATTAAACGCGCCCAATCATGTCCATAAATATTATGAATTTCATCTGCTTTTTTATTCTGGAAATTTACCCAAGACGGCAATACTTCTGGTTCTCCTAAATCTCCCCAAAGTCCTTTTGCTCCAAGATTTATAAGTTCTTTATAAATGTTCCAAAACCACTCTTTTCCTTCCTTTTTGTAAATATCTACAATACCTGTATTACCAAAATAGAAATCATATTTAGCTGAATTTCCTATGGAATCTGTTGCTAAAACTTCTTTTTCTTCAGCTTCATTCCACTTTTTAGAAGTGGATAAAATAAAAGGTTCTGTAATTAAAACAGTTTTAATTCCCTTGTCTTTAAGCCTAGAAATCATTGCTTTAATATCAGGAAAAGAGTCTTTGTAAACCTCAAGATTCCCCATGGTGCCTTGCAACTCTTTTCCAAACCAATACAAATCTAAAATCACGGCATCTACTGGTATTTTTTCTTCTTGAAATTTAGCTATGGTAGCTTCTGTTTCTCGCTGAGAATGATACCCAAATCTACTAGAAAAATTACCTAAAGTCCAACGGGCAGGCAAAGGTTGTTTTCCTGTTAAAGTGGTATAATTATTCACCAAATCTTCCCAAGAATCCCCTACAACAACTTGATAAGTTTTTCGTCCAGAAATAGTTTCATACGTTAAGGAATTGTCTTTTTTACTATCTAAATCTAAATAACCAATGGGTGCATTATCAAAATGCAGCATGTATTTTTTTGATGAAATTACCAACGGAATTGTAAAGTTCATTAACTCTGCATGCGTTTCGTAGCCATATTGCGCTCTGTTATAAAGTGGTAATCTGTAACCTCTTCTATTCATACCTAAAGCTCTTGCTCCAGCTCCATATAAAACTTCCTCAGCAGTTAAATTGAATTCAATTTTTTCTGTTTTTTTAGCTACAATATTCCCTTTTACCGATTCCAACGGTTGATGTTTGGATTTAAAATATCCTTTTTTCTCTGATGTAATTTCTTTATCCTTATAAAAATAAGAAATTTTAAAAGGTGATTTTTGAATTTTTACGGAAATACCTTTTGAGGAAAAATCAACAAAGTATTCCGATTCTTTTAACTGAACATCTGCCAGATTTGGTTTTAAAACAACCGCATGAGAAGTAGAATTAAATTCTTCTCCTTTTGGAATAAAAGATGTTTCTACAATTTTAGAGTTATAAAATTGAATTTGGTAAATTCCATCATTCACTTCAATTTTCAATAAATTTCCTTTATCAACACTTGCTTTTTTAAAAACTCTTTTAGAGTTTTGAGTAAAAGCAAAAGATGCTATAAACAATAATAAAAAAAGAATGATATAGGTTTTCATATTAATGTGTTTTAAGTCTTTTGGTTTTTGTTACAAAAAGGAATACCTGCTTATTTATAACTATATTTTCGTTGTTAAAATAATACTACCTCTATCGGTTAATTGAATTTCATTTCCCCATACAAACTCTTCGTCTGTAATAATATTTTTTACTGTTTTTCCTTTCATTCCAACCTCTTCAAATCGGTTTAAATCAACCGTAATAGGTTCTTTATTTTTATTGATAATATGCACTACGGTTTCATCATCTTTTATTCTAAACAAGAAATAAACACCCATTAAAGGCGCAAAATGTATTGTTTTTCCATCATGAATGGCTGCACTATTTTTACGATAGTTTAAAAGCTTTTTAATAAAAGATTGCATGTCCTTTTGGTATTCATTTAACCCTTCTCCAGTAAAAGCATTTACAACATCATCTGTCCAACCTCCAGGGAAATCACTTCTAATTAAACCATGATCTCCTGGATTTGCAGAATCGCTCATTAAAATTTCTGTACCATAATATATTTGTGGAATTCTAGGCAAAGTCAACATATAACTTAAACCCATTTTCACTTTATAAAGATCTTCCCATAGTTCTGTATATATCCGGGTTTTATCATGGTTATCTAAAAAAACTAGAATATCTTTTGGAGTTGTATAATGAAAATCATTTGCTAAACCTTCATACAATTTTACTAACCCTTGATCCCAAGATTCTTCTTCATTTAAACCTTCTACAATAGCTTTTTGCATCGGAAAATCCATAGGTGATTTTAAGTTAGACTCATAACCATCTTTATTACAAGCTCCTCGTTGCCAATAACCAACAATTAAGGGGTTGTAACTCCATTCTTCTCCTACAATAGAAAAATTAGGGTATTCATGCATAATAGCACCTGCCCAATTACTCATAAAGGCTTTATCTGGATATGGATAGGTATCTTGTCTAATACCGCCTAACCCCAACGTTTCTATCCACCAGATACTATTTTGAATAATATATTTGGCTAAAAATGGATTCCGTTGGTTTAAATCTGGCATTTTAGGCGAAAACCACCCTTCATTATTCCCTTTTACATCAGCCTTTGCGGCATATATATCTTGATTTGTAGTTCTTCTATGATTAGATCCTATATTGGTTTCATTATTCCAATTATTAATATTCTCTTCATAGTTTTTTTGATTGTTTAACCAATCATCAAAAGGTAAATCCTCCATCCACCAATGGCCAATACCACAATGATTGGCAACTTGATCCATGATTAATTTCATATTTTTTTCTCTTAACTTATCAGCTAATTTTTTATATTCTGATAAATTACCAAAACGAGAATCTACTGTATAGAAATCTGTAATTGCATAGCCATGATAAGAACTTTCTGCCATATCATTTATTAACACTGGCGTTGGCCAAACAGCTGTAAATCCTAAGTCGTAAATATAATCTACATGATTTATGATTCCTTGTATATCACCACCGTGGCGCTTATAATTATCAGAACGATCTATATCTGTTTCTTTTAATGCTAAATTAATGTTATTAGAATCATCTCCATTTGCAAAACGATCTGGTGTAATTAAATAAATAGCATCAGAACTGTTAAAACCAATATAATCTTCCGCGTTTTTCTCTCTTGATTTTAACTCATACGTATGCGTTTTTTTTGTACCATCAGTAAAATTAAAATCAATATTAAATACACCTGGATTTGTTGATTTATCAATGATTAAATCAATAAATAAGTAATTGTTACTTCTAGCTTTGTTAACTTTTTCAATAGAAACCCCTTCGTAAGAAATGGAAGGTGTTGCAAACCCAATATTTTCTTCTTTAACTAATAATTGTAGTGAAGTATCCTTAAAACCAATAAACCAATTAGGTGGTTCTACTCTTTCAATTTCGTTTATTACTGCTGTAATTTCCTTAGTAACCTCCATTTTATTTTGTTCTCGTTTTTGGCATGAAAACAAAAATACGATAACAAAAATTATAAGAACAGTTAAAAGGATGTATTTTAATAGTTTCATTTTATCCTATTTAAACCTCAAAGGTTTTAAAAACCTTTGAGGTTTGCTTTGTTACTATTTATTCAAGTTCTTCAAAATTATCACTTTGTTCATTTTCATAATGAACATGAATAAAATTATCTTTATCATCAAATAATACAATTACTTCTTCTCTCTTTAAAATTGTTGGTTTTGATGATAAAATAGATTTATAAGATGAATATAAATATTCTTGATAATTATCTGTAAAACCATGTTTAAGAGGATTTAAATGAATATATAAAATTACATTTCTTAAATAATTTAAATCCGTAATTCTATTACGTTTAAATCTAACTTTAAACAAACTTCCTTCTCTGTTGTACTTTTTATTTATAGCTTTTGTATAAGCATTAAATAAGTTAGAAAAAGGTTGAGATAACTTATCTAAATTTATTTTATTAATTAATGATAACTCTTCTCTTGACTTTATTTTAATCAATAAATGAAAATGATTTTTCAACAAACAGTACACATATACATCTGCAATTGGTGAAATATGCTTTTTTACTAAATTTAAAAAATGTGAATAATTACTATCTTCAACAAATAAATTTTCTTTATTATTTCCTCTATTATAAATATGGTAAAAATGGTCTGGTTCTAAAACATCATATTTTTCCATATTTTTAATTCGATTATTATGTAAACCTCAAAGGTTTTAAAAACCTTTGAGGTTCGTATTTATATTTAGTTATTTGGTGACACAGTTACTTGCGCTCCATCAACCAAAATATCTATTGCTTCTTTTCCTGCTAAAGTAAATTCAGTTCCTGTTTGAGAAACATTTACGGTAATTACTTGGTGTCTAAAATTCACTTTAAATGAATACGCTTTCCATCCTTTAGGTATTTTTGGAGAAAAAGAAAGCGTGTTATTTTTTACTCTCATTCCTCCAAAACCTTCTACAATACTCATCCAAGTTCCTGCCATAGAAGTAATATGTAACCCTTCTTCTACTTCGTGATTATAATCGTCTAAATCTAAACGAGAAGTACGTAAATAGAACGTATACGCCTGGTCCATTCTGTCTAATTTTGCAGCCTGAATACTGTGTACACAAGGAGACAATGAACTTTCATGTACCGTAAATGGCTCGTAAAAATCGAAATGACGTTCTAATTCTTCCGTAGAAAAATCATCTTCGAACATATAAAAACCTTGTAAAGTATCGGCTTGTTTTATGTACGGAGAACGTAAAATTCTGTCCCAACTCCATTTTTGATTTATTGGTCTTTGGCTTTTATCTAAATTGGCAACCGTAATTAATTCTTTATCTAAGAAACCATCTTGTTGCAAATACACCTTGTTTTTTTCTGAATATGGGAAATACATTCCATCAGCAACACTTTTCCATTTCACCAATTCTTCATCCGTGAAATTAACTTTTTCTTTTATTCTGATGTAATCAGAAACATGATCCGTTTTTACAGTTTCGATATTTTCTAACGCATAATTAATACACCATTTAGCAATGTAATTCGTGTAAAAATTATTGTTGATGTTATTCTCATATTCATTAGGACCTGTAACACCCAAAATCATGAATTTGTTTTTATCCGAAGAAAAAGTTGCTCTTTGTTGCCAAAAACGTGCAATGGCAATTAAAACTTCCAATCCTTTTTCTGGAATGTAAGAATAATCATTTGTAAATCTATAATAGTTATAAATAGCAAAAGCGATGGCACCATTTCTATGAATTTCTTCAAAAGTAATTTCCCATTCGTTATGGCATTCTTCACCATTCATGGTTACCATTGGATACAACGCAGCTCCATTAGTAAAACCTAACTTTCCTGCATTTTCAATAGCTTTATCTAAATGATTGTATCTGTATTCTAACAAGGTTCTTGCAACAGATTGATCTTTGGTTGCCATATAAAAAGGAATACAATATGCTTCAGTATCCCAATAAGTACTTCCTCCATATTTTTCTCCTGTAAACCCTTTCGGACCAATATTTAAACTAGCATCTGTACCTAAATACGTTTGATTTAATTGAAAAATATTAAAACGAATTCCTTGTTGTGCTTTTACATCACCCTCTATA is a genomic window containing:
- a CDS encoding TIM-barrel domain-containing protein, with protein sequence MKTYIILFLLLFIASFAFTQNSKRVFKKASVDKGNLLKIEVNDGIYQIQFYNSKIVETSFIPKGEEFNSTSHAVVLKPNLADVQLKESEYFVDFSSKGISVKIQKSPFKISYFYKDKEITSEKKGYFKSKHQPLESVKGNIVAKKTEKIEFNLTAEEVLYGAGARALGMNRRGYRLPLYNRAQYGYETHAELMNFTIPLVISSKKYMLHFDNAPIGYLDLDSKKDNSLTYETISGRKTYQVVVGDSWEDLVNNYTTLTGKQPLPARWTLGNFSSRFGYHSQRETEATIAKFQEEKIPVDAVILDLYWFGKELQGTMGNLEVYKDSFPDIKAMISRLKDKGIKTVLITEPFILSTSKKWNEAEEKEVLATDSIGNSAKYDFYFGNTGIVDIYKKEGKEWFWNIYKELINLGAKGLWGDLGEPEVLPSWVNFQNKKADEIHNIYGHDWARLIFEGYQKEFPQERPFILMRAGSSGSQRFGMIPWSGDVNRTWGGLQSQPEIALQMGMQGLGYMHSDLGGFAGDNLDDNLYTRWLQYGVFQPIFRPHAQEGVASEPVFRSDSAKELAKKAIELRYKLLPYNYNVAFENNQKGTPLMRPIFFEEDDEKLMSNSTTYMWGKDFLITPILKDAVKTKEIYFPKTANWFNFYTDEKVEGGQTKTVQLNEETIPTYVRGGVFIPMTKIVQTTDDYTGDVLDLHYYYDASVQKSEGSMYNDNGLLSNAFEKGAYEILTFESEITKRWLEIDLEAELGANWNSSEKEIKLIIHSINWNPKKIKIDGKGKQFSLEKNTLTIPLKWNTKKELRVKIALK
- a CDS encoding glycoside hydrolase family 13 protein, yielding MKLLKYILLTVLIIFVIVFLFSCQKREQNKMEVTKEITAVINEIERVEPPNWFIGFKDTSLQLLVKEENIGFATPSISYEGVSIEKVNKARSNNYLFIDLIIDKSTNPGVFNIDFNFTDGTKKTHTYELKSREKNAEDYIGFNSSDAIYLITPDRFANGDDSNNINLALKETDIDRSDNYKRHGGDIQGIINHVDYIYDLGFTAVWPTPVLINDMAESSYHGYAITDFYTVDSRFGNLSEYKKLADKLREKNMKLIMDQVANHCGIGHWWMEDLPFDDWLNNQKNYEENINNWNNETNIGSNHRRTTNQDIYAAKADVKGNNEGWFSPKMPDLNQRNPFLAKYIIQNSIWWIETLGLGGIRQDTYPYPDKAFMSNWAGAIMHEYPNFSIVGEEWSYNPLIVGYWQRGACNKDGYESNLKSPMDFPMQKAIVEGLNEEESWDQGLVKLYEGLANDFHYTTPKDILVFLDNHDKTRIYTELWEDLYKVKMGLSYMLTLPRIPQIYYGTEILMSDSANPGDHGLIRSDFPGGWTDDVVNAFTGEGLNEYQKDMQSFIKKLLNYRKNSAAIHDGKTIHFAPLMGVYFLFRIKDDETVVHIINKNKEPITVDLNRFEEVGMKGKTVKNIITDEEFVWGNEIQLTDRGSIILTTKI
- a CDS encoding transposase, translating into MEKYDVLEPDHFYHIYNRGNNKENLFVEDSNYSHFLNLVKKHISPIADVYVYCLLKNHFHLLIKIKSREELSLINKINLDKLSQPFSNLFNAYTKAINKKYNREGSLFKVRFKRNRITDLNYLRNVILYIHLNPLKHGFTDNYQEYLYSSYKSILSSKPTILKREEVIVLFDDKDNFIHVHYENEQSDNFEELE
- a CDS encoding glycoside hydrolase family 65 protein — encoded protein: MNQDYIIPNEWSIIEEGFNSEKVKSSESLFSIGNGAMGQRANFEENYSGETFQGSYIGGVYYPDKTRVGWWKNGYPEYFAKVLNAPNWIGINVLINEEKLDLNTCKEVSKFKRELNMQEGCLSRSFEAVLQNGIKINVATKRFLSLEIDEIGAISYNITLLNSDAKITYIPYIDAGITNEDTNWDDQFWDVLKVSQKNQQSYIEARTMKTHFYTCTFMESRFFIDNKEVEVSGKSEQTSNLISSTYQQDIKENQTFTIHKFGGYVVDRDHDKEALVAAAKVALDKAVSFGFDVLLEKQKESWAQIWSMSDITIEGDVKAQQGIRFNIFQLNQTYLGTDASLNIGPKGFTGEKYGGSTYWDTEAYCIPFYMATKDQSVARTLLEYRYNHLDKAIENAGKLGFTNGAALYPMVTMNGEECHNEWEITFEEIHRNGAIAFAIYNYYRFTNDYSYIPEKGLEVLIAIARFWQQRATFSSDKNKFMILGVTGPNEYENNINNNFYTNYIAKWCINYALENIETVKTDHVSDYIRIKEKVNFTDEELVKWKSVADGMYFPYSEKNKVYLQQDGFLDKELITVANLDKSQRPINQKWSWDRILRSPYIKQADTLQGFYMFEDDFSTEELERHFDFYEPFTVHESSLSPCVHSIQAAKLDRMDQAYTFYLRTSRLDLDDYNHEVEEGLHITSMAGTWMSIVEGFGGMRVKNNTLSFSPKIPKGWKAYSFKVNFRHQVITVNVSQTGTEFTLAGKEAIDILVDGAQVTVSPNN